One genomic segment of Centropristis striata isolate RG_2023a ecotype Rhode Island chromosome 11, C.striata_1.0, whole genome shotgun sequence includes these proteins:
- the myadmb gene encoding myeloid-associated differentiation marker homolog isoform X2 produces the protein MAIVIHSNPLLWTRLAAMVFACVAFSVAVHGGRLFHGTGDWCIFCWAFSFAGTLLVILVELFGLQTRAPVSWKNFPITFACYAALLCLSASIIFPLYFLKGSSGQSEIRDYRIVSTVFSCLATIAYISEVSISKARPGEVAGYMATAPGLLKVCETFVACIIFVFISDPVLYDRHEALKYCMSVYCICFILSAAIILLCIGECTGCLPFPFARFLSAYALLAVILYLSATIIWPIFNFDPKHGGNKNRPYTCSSTMGLCLQELVGHDGSRL, from the exons ATGGCTATAGTCATCCACTCCAACCCGCTCCTATGGACGCGGTTGGCTGCAATGGTGTTCGCCTGCGTGGCCTTCTCCGTGGCGGTGCATGGAGGCAGACTCTTCCACGGCACCGGGGACTGGTGCATCTTCTGCTGGGCCTTCAGCTTCGCCGGGACTCTGCTCGTCATCCTGGTGGAGCTCTTCGGCCTTCAGACCAGAGCCCCCGTTTCCTGGAAGAACTTCCCGATCACCTTCGCCTGTTACGCCGCCCTGCTCTGCCTGTCCGCCTCCATCATCTTCCCCCTCTACTTCCTGAAGGGCAGCTCAGGCCAGAGTGAAATCCGCGACTACCGCATCGTGTCTACCGTCTTCTCCTGCCTGGCCACCATCGCCTACATAAGCGAGGTGAGCATCAGCAAGGCGCGTCCGGGCGAGGTGGCCGGCTACATGGCCACAGCCCCTGGCCTGCTGAAAGTCTGCGAGACCTTTGTGGCCTGCATCATCTTCGTCTTCATCAGCGACCCCGTGCTGTACGACCGCCACGAAGCACTCAAGTACTGCATGTCGGTCTACTGCATCTGCTTCATCCTGTCGGCGGCCATCATCCTGCTCTGCATCGGAGAGTGCACCGGCTGCCTCCCCTTCCCGTTTGCACGCTTCCTGTCTGCCTACGCCCTGCTGGCTGTCATCCTCTATCTCTCAGCAACCATCATCTGGCCCATCTTCAACTTTGATCCCAAGCATGGCGGAAACAAAAATAGGCCCTACACATGCAGCTCTACAATGGGGCTCTGT CTGCAGGAGCTTGTGGGTCATGATGGGAGCAGACTGTAG
- the myadmb gene encoding myeloid-associated differentiation marker homolog isoform X1, with product MAIVIHSNPLLWTRLAAMVFACVAFSVAVHGGRLFHGTGDWCIFCWAFSFAGTLLVILVELFGLQTRAPVSWKNFPITFACYAALLCLSASIIFPLYFLKGSSGQSEIRDYRIVSTVFSCLATIAYISEVSISKARPGEVAGYMATAPGLLKVCETFVACIIFVFISDPVLYDRHEALKYCMSVYCICFILSAAIILLCIGECTGCLPFPFARFLSAYALLAVILYLSATIIWPIFNFDPKHGGNKNRPYTCSSTMGLCVWDKLMTVSVLTAVNFILYLVDLIYSTRLVFVSA from the coding sequence ATGGCTATAGTCATCCACTCCAACCCGCTCCTATGGACGCGGTTGGCTGCAATGGTGTTCGCCTGCGTGGCCTTCTCCGTGGCGGTGCATGGAGGCAGACTCTTCCACGGCACCGGGGACTGGTGCATCTTCTGCTGGGCCTTCAGCTTCGCCGGGACTCTGCTCGTCATCCTGGTGGAGCTCTTCGGCCTTCAGACCAGAGCCCCCGTTTCCTGGAAGAACTTCCCGATCACCTTCGCCTGTTACGCCGCCCTGCTCTGCCTGTCCGCCTCCATCATCTTCCCCCTCTACTTCCTGAAGGGCAGCTCAGGCCAGAGTGAAATCCGCGACTACCGCATCGTGTCTACCGTCTTCTCCTGCCTGGCCACCATCGCCTACATAAGCGAGGTGAGCATCAGCAAGGCGCGTCCGGGCGAGGTGGCCGGCTACATGGCCACAGCCCCTGGCCTGCTGAAAGTCTGCGAGACCTTTGTGGCCTGCATCATCTTCGTCTTCATCAGCGACCCCGTGCTGTACGACCGCCACGAAGCACTCAAGTACTGCATGTCGGTCTACTGCATCTGCTTCATCCTGTCGGCGGCCATCATCCTGCTCTGCATCGGAGAGTGCACCGGCTGCCTCCCCTTCCCGTTTGCACGCTTCCTGTCTGCCTACGCCCTGCTGGCTGTCATCCTCTATCTCTCAGCAACCATCATCTGGCCCATCTTCAACTTTGATCCCAAGCATGGCGGAAACAAAAATAGGCCCTACACATGCAGCTCTACAATGGGGCTCTGTGTGTGGGACAAGCTCATGACCGTGTCTGTGCTCACGGCCGTCAACTTCATCCTCTACCTGGTCGACCTGATCTACTCCACCCGCCTGGTGTTTGTCAGCGCTTGA